A part of Limihaloglobus sulfuriphilus genomic DNA contains:
- a CDS encoding 2-hydroxyacid dehydrogenase, translating into MTNPKKIAFFDAKPYDKRSFDEVNKDYGFDINYFDAHLDENTVELSQGFDGVCAFVNDTLNKNVIDHLNEHKIGVIGLRCAGYNNVDFKAAYGKIHVLRVPAYSPYAVAEHAAALILALNRKTHRAYYRTRDANFSINGLMGFDLHGKTAGIVGTGKIGKCLISILKGFGMRVLAYDKFPDKDYAEKEGINYVSFEELASKSDIISLHCPLNEETEWLINKESINRMKDGVILINTGRGKLIDTQALIDGLKSGKIGSAGLDVYEEENQYFFEDRSAEVISDDVLARLLMFPNVLVTSHQGFFTKEAVKNIAETTLGNFKEYFEGGYLKNEICYKCDQHCRKKDGKRCF; encoded by the coding sequence ATGACTAATCCTAAAAAAATAGCTTTTTTTGATGCCAAACCCTACGACAAGCGATCATTTGATGAGGTCAACAAGGATTACGGCTTCGATATCAATTATTTTGACGCTCACCTTGATGAGAACACTGTCGAGCTAAGCCAGGGTTTTGACGGTGTTTGCGCGTTTGTTAACGACACGTTGAATAAAAATGTCATCGACCACCTAAATGAGCACAAAATTGGTGTAATCGGCCTTAGATGCGCCGGTTACAATAATGTAGATTTCAAGGCCGCCTACGGCAAAATTCATGTCCTGCGTGTTCCGGCGTATTCACCTTATGCTGTCGCCGAACACGCCGCGGCTCTGATTCTGGCGCTTAACCGCAAGACGCATCGGGCTTATTATAGAACCCGTGATGCGAATTTTTCGATTAACGGCCTCATGGGTTTTGATTTGCACGGCAAGACAGCGGGCATTGTCGGTACCGGCAAGATAGGCAAATGCCTGATATCGATACTAAAGGGTTTCGGCATGAGGGTGCTTGCGTATGACAAATTTCCCGATAAGGATTATGCCGAAAAAGAGGGGATAAATTACGTCTCATTCGAAGAGCTTGCAAGTAAATCGGATATAATATCTCTGCATTGCCCCCTTAACGAAGAGACAGAGTGGCTTATAAACAAAGAGTCTATCAACCGCATGAAAGACGGAGTAATACTTATAAACACCGGCCGCGGCAAGCTGATAGATACTCAGGCGCTGATAGATGGGCTCAAGTCTGGGAAAATCGGCAGTGCAGGTCTCGATGTTTATGAGGAGGAAAATCAGTACTTTTTCGAGGACAGGTCGGCTGAGGTTATATCTGACGATGTGCTTGCCCGTTTGCTGATGTTTCCCAACGTTCTGGTAACGTCGCATCAGGGTTTTTTCACCAAAGAAGCCGTGAAGAATATTGCCGAGACAACATTAGGCAACTTTAAAGAGTATTTTGAAGGCGGCTACTTAAAGAACGAAATCTGCTATAAATGCGACCAGCACTGCAGAAAAAAAGATGGAAAACGCTGTTTTTAA
- a CDS encoding RNA polymerase sigma factor — translation MTDKQLARAAANGDRAAFDEIMNRYLRRITMYAAARTNNIHDAEDIAQDTFLRLLQYIDTFDDKYPFHTWLFTIAYRVTISNYSKKRTVSLADVSVSDLISNQDESPDNDWIWGAARKIGNESFTVLWLYYKEEMSTAQIAKVMNRTHVWVRVSLHRSRNKLATILKNAKADNSGQKWCVKKKVSVERI, via the coding sequence ATGACAGACAAACAGCTGGCCCGTGCCGCCGCCAACGGTGACCGGGCCGCTTTTGATGAAATCATGAACCGCTACCTCCGAAGAATTACAATGTACGCAGCGGCAAGGACCAACAACATTCACGATGCAGAGGACATAGCACAGGACACTTTTCTTCGGTTGTTACAATATATTGACACGTTTGACGATAAATATCCTTTCCACACATGGCTCTTTACCATAGCCTACAGAGTAACAATTTCCAATTATAGCAAAAAACGAACAGTGAGCCTGGCTGATGTTTCGGTTTCAGATTTAATCTCTAATCAAGATGAATCACCAGATAACGACTGGATATGGGGTGCCGCCAGAAAAATCGGCAATGAAAGTTTTACAGTCTTGTGGCTTTATTATAAGGAAGAAATGAGCACAGCACAAATAGCCAAAGTCATGAACAGAACACATGTATGGGTGCGGGTTTCATTGCACAGAAGCAGAAACAAACTGGCTACAATATTAAAAAACGCCAAGGCAGATAATTCCGGCCAAAAATGGTGCGTCAAAAAAAAGGTTAGCGTCGAAAGGATTTAG
- a CDS encoding DUF2202 domain-containing protein gives MSLISTDVYGSGALSEAESKAVTTAINTSKLGFDVYLEFFKVWDKQVFASTSVAQKRNMSAVASLMDSYDMDIPLDPNAPGSFSLPGYSAMYHGYISSGSASLEDAYRAAVDVETLCIDEISGLLRDPHVSTPAVRRLLNKLLSTSQENLDRFTKLLSQ, from the coding sequence ATGTCTTTAATTTCAACTGACGTTTATGGAAGTGGTGCGCTTTCTGAAGCAGAATCCAAAGCAGTCACTACCGCAATCAATACGTCCAAGCTGGGATTTGACGTATATCTTGAATTTTTCAAAGTATGGGACAAGCAGGTCTTTGCCAGCACCAGTGTAGCCCAGAAAAGGAATATGTCTGCGGTTGCTTCCTTAATGGACAGTTATGACATGGATATTCCTTTAGATCCGAATGCTCCGGGCAGTTTTTCACTGCCGGGCTATTCTGCTATGTACCACGGCTACATATCGAGTGGGTCGGCGTCTCTGGAAGATGCCTACCGTGCCGCTGTAGATGTGGAGACGCTGTGCATTGATGAGATCAGCGGGCTGCTTAGAGACCCTCATGTATCTACTCCGGCGGTAAGGCGGCTTCTTAACAAGCTGTTAAGTACGTCCCAGGAAAATTTAGATAGATTTACGAAACTTCTAAGCCAATAG
- a CDS encoding bacteriohemerythrin, protein MAKIEWDNSLSTGVEFIDEQHKMLLEKINDISKAVEADRGPEKIGDMLDFLLEYSDFHFNAEESHMREMAYPDLEAHRQQHKEFVETIKELIRDFLEDGPTRELAEAVNTMLVNWLRKHIKTVDAKLAVFLNEKGLGRQ, encoded by the coding sequence ATGGCAAAAATAGAATGGGACAACAGCCTTTCAACGGGCGTTGAATTTATAGACGAGCAGCACAAAATGCTGCTGGAAAAAATTAATGACATTTCCAAAGCCGTCGAGGCGGACAGAGGCCCGGAGAAGATCGGAGATATGCTGGATTTTCTGCTTGAATACTCTGATTTTCATTTTAACGCAGAAGAGTCCCACATGCGTGAAATGGCGTATCCCGACCTTGAAGCCCACCGGCAGCAGCATAAAGAGTTTGTCGAGACAATAAAGGAACTTATCAGGGATTTTCTTGAAGACGGGCCAACGCGTGAACTGGCGGAAGCTGTCAACACTATGCTTGTCAACTGGCTGCGAAAACACATAAAGACTGTTGACGCCAAACTCGCCGTTTTTCTCAATGAAAAGGGTCTGGGCAGGCAATAA
- a CDS encoding ISAs1 family transposase translates to MKKEQNQRRLMDYFSTIEDPRVERTRKHELSDILSIAICAIICGADGWTQVEEFAQCKEEWFKSFLSLPNGIPSHDTFGRVFSSLKPDSFEQCFLEWVNALAQKSEGRLIAIDGKTMRRSVDYASEKAAVHMVNAWCDTNKMVIGQIATETKSNEITAIPKLLELIDLDGAVVTTDAMGCQKEIANAVIENDGDYILQLKANQTGLHKNAVTLFDECIDDNVYNIQYTVASETDGGHGRVEERTLRAVSNVGFLNSEKKNWVGLKSLICVEAKRSIGDETSVEKRYYISSLTCKNPQDLLKYIRGHWGVENSLHWCLDISFADDERRIRKGYGAENFARLSRIALNLLKQQTKHKVGIKTRRLCCGWNEQYLYRVLTQQNKGL, encoded by the coding sequence ATGAAAAAAGAACAAAACCAACGCAGATTAATGGACTATTTTTCGACAATTGAAGACCCCAGAGTCGAGCGTACTCGCAAGCATGAGCTTAGTGATATTTTATCCATTGCAATTTGTGCAATAATTTGTGGCGCTGATGGATGGACACAGGTTGAAGAGTTCGCTCAGTGCAAAGAAGAGTGGTTTAAAAGTTTTCTTTCTTTGCCTAATGGCATTCCATCTCACGACACATTTGGACGAGTATTTTCTTCTCTCAAACCCGACTCATTTGAACAATGCTTCCTTGAATGGGTCAATGCCTTAGCCCAAAAGAGTGAAGGCAGGCTCATAGCCATTGACGGCAAAACTATGCGTAGAAGCGTTGATTATGCATCTGAAAAAGCGGCTGTTCACATGGTAAATGCCTGGTGCGACACCAACAAAATGGTCATTGGGCAGATTGCAACAGAAACCAAGAGCAATGAGATAACGGCTATACCTAAGCTCTTGGAGTTAATTGATTTAGATGGTGCAGTTGTAACAACTGATGCTATGGGCTGCCAAAAGGAAATTGCTAATGCTGTAATTGAAAATGATGGGGACTATATCTTGCAGCTAAAGGCAAATCAGACCGGCCTGCATAAAAATGCAGTTACCCTTTTTGATGAATGTATAGACGATAATGTCTATAATATTCAATATACTGTTGCAAGTGAAACTGATGGAGGCCACGGCAGGGTTGAAGAACGCACATTGCGGGCTGTTTCAAATGTAGGATTCCTTAACTCTGAAAAGAAAAACTGGGTCGGGCTCAAGAGCCTGATATGTGTGGAGGCAAAGAGGAGCATAGGAGATGAAACAAGCGTAGAGAAACGGTATTACATATCAAGCCTGACTTGCAAAAATCCGCAAGATTTACTCAAATATATCAGGGGCCACTGGGGGGTAGAGAACTCCTTACACTGGTGTTTAGATATCAGCTTTGCCGACGATGAAAGGAGAATAAGAAAAGGTTATGGAGCAGAAAATTTTGCAAGGCTCTCACGAATAGCACTGAATCTGCTAAAACAGCAAACCAAGCACAAGGTCGGCATAAAGACCAGAAGGCTGTGCTGCGGCTGGAACGAGCAATACCTATATCGCGTGCTGACACAACAAAATAAAGGACTTTAG
- the kdsA gene encoding 3-deoxy-8-phosphooctulonate synthase, with amino-acid sequence MSVLFNINDIPVGLDQPFFVMTGPCVIESRDLCLEIADRLVDLRESTGVKFIFKASFDKANRTSIHSFRGPGLEKGLRILKDLREHTGLSVMTDVHEPSQAAPCGEAVDLLQIPAFLCRQTDLLAACAETGKPVSVKKGQFVSPAEMANVVGKLQESGTKKILLCERGSFFGYNRLVNDMGAIADMQSLGYPVIFDATHSTQMPGGLGNSSAGAREKAPILAKAAVAAGANALFIEIHPRPDEALCDSACMMPLEWVEDTVKKCRDIFSLIRS; translated from the coding sequence ATGAGCGTCTTGTTCAATATCAATGATATACCCGTAGGCCTGGATCAGCCGTTTTTCGTTATGACCGGTCCATGTGTTATAGAAAGCAGGGATCTTTGCCTTGAGATAGCTGATCGGCTTGTGGATTTGCGAGAATCTACGGGCGTAAAATTTATTTTTAAAGCGAGCTTTGACAAGGCAAACCGCACAAGTATTCACAGTTTCCGGGGGCCGGGCCTTGAAAAGGGGCTGAGAATTCTTAAAGATCTCAGAGAGCATACCGGCTTGAGTGTAATGACCGATGTTCATGAGCCGTCTCAGGCGGCTCCATGCGGTGAAGCTGTCGATCTGCTTCAGATTCCTGCATTTCTCTGCCGCCAGACAGATCTGCTGGCCGCCTGCGCAGAAACGGGTAAACCAGTCAGTGTGAAAAAGGGGCAGTTTGTCTCACCGGCCGAAATGGCCAACGTGGTGGGAAAATTGCAGGAGTCCGGAACAAAGAAAATTCTGCTTTGTGAAAGGGGCAGCTTTTTCGGCTACAACCGCCTGGTCAATGACATGGGGGCCATAGCTGATATGCAGTCGTTGGGGTATCCGGTCATATTCGATGCTACTCACAGCACACAAATGCCGGGGGGACTGGGGAATTCAAGTGCCGGAGCCCGCGAGAAGGCACCGATTCTGGCAAAAGCGGCTGTTGCGGCAGGGGCAAATGCCCTGTTCATAGAAATTCATCCGCGGCCTGATGAGGCACTTTGCGACTCTGCCTGTATGATGCCGCTGGAATGGGTAGAAGATACGGTGAAAAAATGCAGAGATATTTTCAGTTTGATCAGAAGTTAA
- the ispG gene encoding flavodoxin-dependent (E)-4-hydroxy-3-methylbut-2-enyl-diphosphate synthase, with protein sequence MIKRRKTLTVMVGDVGIGSKHPVVIQSMTNTLTTDVAATLSQVKKLAAAGCRIVRVAVPTEHDTKALKQIIDRAPVPIVADIHFSPARAVEAIEAGAAKIRLNPGNIKDKNDLNRIIDCAKQHKIAIRTGVNEASIRDLKNDTPPDGRVPLMLRELTGYVRLFEKGGFANLVLSAKSTDPVRTIEINRAISEKFHYPVHIGLTHAGLPEHARIPTAVVLGTLLSEGIGDTIRVSLAGDPVKEPQMSLEILQSIGLARRVHPELTVCPTCGRCQTDVIKLARTIDKEIKKINKPLKIAVMGCVVNGPGEAADSDIAVCAGKNKGFIYKNGKKVASVPESQIAETLFKMIEQF encoded by the coding sequence ATGATAAAACGCAGAAAAACATTAACGGTAATGGTTGGCGATGTCGGTATCGGCTCGAAACATCCGGTAGTCATACAGTCTATGACCAATACCCTTACGACAGATGTCGCAGCAACTCTTAGCCAGGTCAAAAAACTCGCCGCGGCGGGCTGCCGGATAGTCAGGGTTGCAGTTCCCACTGAACATGACACAAAGGCGCTCAAACAGATTATAGACAGGGCGCCCGTTCCGATTGTCGCGGATATTCACTTCTCGCCGGCACGGGCTGTCGAAGCAATAGAAGCCGGTGCGGCCAAAATACGCCTTAATCCGGGCAATATAAAGGACAAGAACGACCTGAATCGAATAATTGACTGCGCCAAACAGCATAAAATCGCTATCCGAACCGGTGTCAACGAGGCGAGCATACGTGATCTGAAAAATGACACGCCGCCGGACGGGCGAGTGCCGCTGATGCTTCGTGAGCTGACCGGCTACGTTCGCCTTTTTGAAAAGGGCGGCTTTGCAAATCTTGTGCTCAGCGCAAAGAGCACTGATCCGGTACGGACGATTGAGATCAACCGTGCAATATCCGAAAAGTTTCATTATCCTGTCCATATCGGTCTGACCCACGCCGGCCTGCCCGAACACGCAAGGATTCCTACGGCTGTTGTTCTTGGAACCCTGCTTTCAGAGGGCATAGGCGATACGATTCGTGTGAGCCTGGCAGGAGATCCGGTTAAAGAGCCGCAGATGTCGCTTGAAATACTCCAGTCTATCGGACTGGCCCGGAGAGTACACCCCGAGCTGACGGTCTGCCCGACGTGCGGCAGGTGCCAGACAGATGTTATAAAACTTGCCAGGACAATAGACAAAGAGATAAAAAAGATCAATAAACCTCTCAAGATAGCTGTGATGGGCTGCGTGGTCAATGGCCCTGGAGAAGCGGCTGATTCTGACATTGCCGTCTGCGCGGGCAAAAACAAGGGATTCATTTATAAAAACGGTAAAAAAGTTGCTTCTGTCCCCGAGTCTCAAATCGCTGAAACACTTTTCAAAATGATTGAGCAATTTTAG
- a CDS encoding alpha-glucuronidase family glycosyl hydrolase — protein sequence MFFRIFFPLLFLSVCSVFASSSHIIISDQASPKEIYAARELQRYLYHITGDLIKIDDNLSSIRGKGFVLGVKGGTAADLFTKSALIDEPAGLIGEEGYILKKINNRGNEIIAITGGSGVGCMYGVYGLLDDYYDVGFYFSGDILPEQKRELYLPDVDEVKNPAVYIRGFLPWTNFPQSATVYSWNDWKYIIDTAAKMRMNFIHVHNYNFGKQFHGHNEMYHNFEYKGYLSRVWMATARSGHMWRGEKWNIEDYLWGATDLFDDYDFGSDAAIHNENLSNQEVFDKGRSMFQKVIAYAHERGVKIGLGLDIDLIPNEYTDKFGIKADAPELVAARVEQITRDYPDLDVLLCFHSEGPQDEKDFWQGIFRMFYDGMKEKSPQTKIAVAGWGLKPEFVEGLPEDVICAPISAYSDKCVSGKEYGDREYWGCPWLERDFNSSQYYYPYNVHLSNTVEAWNQRASNMKGLYCLTWRLTDAIDPKISYIAKAPWDSKGRYKTSEAVYSEYARRSYGENSAAKITDIINENEPFASGFGECTPTPEFSGSTRPNSGEYLFNISKFKLTDSVSGNSSEFQAVDYKLNRGTQKAECSEGGECVGYIQHGNWLKYEPAEITTAMDSFEVRAGSAANGQGNRI from the coding sequence ATGTTTTTTAGAATATTTTTTCCATTGCTTTTCTTGAGTGTCTGTAGTGTTTTTGCTTCTTCATCTCACATAATTATTTCAGATCAGGCCTCGCCTAAAGAAATTTATGCCGCCAGAGAATTGCAGCGATATCTTTATCATATCACTGGTGATCTGATTAAAATAGATGATAATTTGTCTTCAATTCGCGGAAAAGGCTTTGTATTAGGCGTCAAGGGCGGCACTGCGGCAGACCTTTTTACGAAATCAGCTTTGATTGATGAGCCGGCAGGGCTGATTGGAGAAGAAGGGTATATTCTAAAGAAAATCAATAATCGCGGCAATGAAATAATAGCCATCACAGGAGGTAGCGGCGTCGGCTGTATGTACGGCGTTTACGGTCTGCTGGATGATTATTATGATGTCGGTTTTTATTTCAGCGGTGATATTCTCCCTGAGCAGAAGAGAGAATTGTATCTGCCGGATGTTGATGAAGTTAAAAATCCAGCTGTTTATATTCGCGGATTTCTGCCCTGGACCAATTTCCCGCAGTCGGCAACCGTGTATTCATGGAATGACTGGAAATATATCATAGATACCGCCGCGAAAATGAGAATGAACTTTATCCATGTTCATAACTACAATTTTGGAAAGCAGTTTCACGGTCACAATGAGATGTACCATAATTTTGAGTACAAGGGCTATCTCTCACGTGTCTGGATGGCAACTGCCCGCAGCGGCCACATGTGGCGGGGGGAAAAGTGGAATATTGAAGACTACCTCTGGGGTGCGACAGATTTATTTGATGATTATGATTTCGGCTCAGACGCGGCTATTCATAACGAGAATCTCTCTAACCAGGAGGTTTTCGATAAGGGCCGCTCAATGTTTCAGAAAGTTATCGCCTATGCCCATGAGCGGGGTGTAAAGATAGGTCTTGGCCTGGATATTGATCTGATACCCAATGAATATACTGATAAATTCGGGATAAAGGCAGATGCCCCTGAACTTGTAGCGGCAAGGGTTGAACAGATTACGCGTGACTACCCTGATCTGGATGTGCTTTTGTGTTTCCATTCAGAAGGGCCGCAGGATGAAAAAGATTTCTGGCAGGGTATTTTCCGGATGTTCTACGATGGCATGAAAGAGAAGTCTCCACAAACAAAGATAGCTGTAGCTGGCTGGGGACTCAAGCCCGAGTTTGTGGAAGGTTTACCAGAAGATGTGATTTGTGCTCCAATCTCTGCTTATTCGGATAAATGTGTTTCCGGCAAAGAATACGGAGACAGGGAATACTGGGGTTGCCCATGGCTGGAGAGGGATTTTAACAGCTCTCAATATTATTATCCATACAATGTGCACCTTTCTAATACTGTAGAAGCCTGGAATCAGAGGGCTTCCAACATGAAAGGGCTTTACTGTCTTACGTGGCGGCTTACAGATGCAATTGATCCAAAGATCAGCTATATTGCCAAAGCGCCATGGGACAGCAAAGGCAGATATAAAACTTCTGAAGCCGTTTATTCAGAGTATGCCAGACGAAGCTATGGCGAAAATTCTGCCGCGAAGATAACAGATATCATAAATGAAAATGAACCATTTGCCAGCGGATTTGGCGAATGTACACCAACACCTGAGTTTTCCGGCTCTACCCGGCCCAACAGCGGAGAATATCTGTTTAATATAAGTAAATTCAAACTTACCGATTCTGTTTCTGGAAACTCTTCTGAATTTCAAGCTGTAGATTACAAACTTAACCGCGGCACACAGAAAGCCGAATGTTCCGAGGGAGGTGAGTGCGTAGGTTATATTCAGCACGGCAACTGGCTCAAATACGAGCCGGCAGAGATTACTACAGCGATGGATTCATTTGAGGTACGTGCCGGGTCTGCTGCAAATGGCCAGGGCAATCGCATCTAA
- a CDS encoding glycosyltransferase, whose product MPDNRFIREFEEKMSQSTVEHLGTSIAEYDHSQPESSEPLRILWSARWEHDKNPEDFFAAIDMLNKTDTPFELAVIGQSFRDVPEIFAAAKEKYSDRIKFWGHISDPSEYAKVLSWADVFVSTAMHEFFGLGCVESALAGGYPILPQRLAYPELFRADIGENKRDFFYDGSPKMLAKRLEKLAKAKKNGCIWNGSPQRVKDMLKRFLWENRAPKLDDKIECL is encoded by the coding sequence ATGCCGGACAACCGGTTTATCCGGGAATTTGAAGAAAAAATGTCTCAAAGCACTGTGGAGCACCTTGGCACTTCTATCGCCGAATATGATCACAGTCAGCCTGAAAGCAGTGAGCCTTTAAGGATTTTATGGTCCGCCAGATGGGAACACGACAAAAATCCGGAAGATTTTTTCGCGGCAATAGATATGCTCAATAAAACAGACACGCCCTTTGAACTTGCTGTCATAGGCCAGTCTTTTAGAGATGTTCCGGAAATCTTTGCCGCGGCAAAAGAGAAATACTCAGACAGGATTAAATTCTGGGGACACATCAGCGATCCTTCAGAGTACGCAAAGGTGCTAAGCTGGGCGGATGTTTTCGTTTCGACAGCAATGCATGAATTTTTTGGACTTGGCTGTGTGGAATCGGCTCTTGCCGGCGGTTATCCCATTTTGCCCCAGCGACTTGCGTACCCTGAGCTTTTCAGGGCTGATATCGGGGAAAATAAACGGGACTTTTTTTATGACGGCTCACCAAAAATGCTCGCAAAACGTTTAGAAAAATTAGCGAAAGCAAAAAAGAACGGCTGTATCTGGAACGGCTCGCCGCAAAGAGTTAAAGATATGCTTAAAAGGTTCTTATGGGAAAACCGAGCCCCGAAGCTCGACGATAAAATTGAATGTCTTTAA
- a CDS encoding GxGYxYP domain-containing protein — MKLLIKLFAFCSLIIFSGFSAAETPKIAVLVEKDMINFAGQPTLLPHRIKDILAEYGIDSVEIDVQKMADKSYFNTDNFTIIILAYGNAFPLTGYENLRDFHTNGGCLVVNGIPFTHPAEKKRNTWHDLGHIDYVHHDKKGMGTGNFGDPATAINELRIAENNPLGLKTHTLPKINQWVQHLRVDTLAKEDEVIPIVETRLGAEKWAPATAIIKHECPMFKGAMTLWLGQTANQLHEKDYYFLRQTLARGAAYMLREKSHISEDQYKAVLTKVDGEDAPSQSENNLTPYKEPRPWGNTFLPKSKKPAEHILAVDIDTLRADERIALACLQGLTSRERPQIWLSLSEENGDFWLDVHKKKGYIDSFEYVKDWKSLFKKFSASFKGGIIPDDKLYRGNIIAANAAACEDFIIVNELIAEELNIDIKMDLRGKFETYAEGMSWVWNNYSDQLSRHLCDVIHESRFQNTAFAYDIQWKALMFWIAGPKDAVLPGADPIAETQVMERIFAETAPNTAMLGFPWNGEGVGLGEVGGTSFCGGFGKSLVCTDHLPNLCITSGVVTGPLKQRKQPPAPKLENDKIYISLVCSDGDNQNLWLTYFKNYVEDKHYGDFPFSFGMGPAIYDLQPAVAQWYYENAAPTTEFISDVSGIGYMRPDDYALRFADKTGVYEGFLDWTGKYLKLTDMKTLRTVGGGDESLRTYINHLDFMHSVFADMGRYSGFSGYENLTYTLDNMPVFRCHTTWDKGPKGFIEDVRQQVGDHRPAFVNAMAHCWTLESISIAKRDFVDQMDEDMVLVTPSQLADLYSQHKQSDAVKE; from the coding sequence ATGAAATTGTTAATAAAATTGTTTGCTTTTTGCTCACTTATTATTTTTTCGGGGTTTTCCGCAGCAGAAACACCCAAAATAGCTGTTTTAGTTGAAAAGGACATGATCAATTTTGCCGGCCAACCCACACTCCTGCCTCACCGGATTAAGGATATACTGGCTGAGTACGGTATTGACAGCGTAGAAATTGATGTTCAAAAAATGGCAGACAAGAGTTATTTTAATACAGATAATTTCACGATAATTATACTGGCCTACGGAAATGCTTTCCCGCTAACCGGTTATGAAAATCTAAGAGATTTTCATACTAACGGAGGCTGCCTTGTCGTCAATGGAATCCCATTTACCCACCCCGCAGAGAAAAAGAGAAACACCTGGCATGATTTAGGCCACATTGATTATGTCCATCACGACAAGAAAGGCATGGGCACGGGCAACTTCGGCGACCCAGCCACCGCAATAAACGAACTCCGCATTGCAGAAAACAACCCTCTGGGGCTAAAAACACACACGCTTCCTAAAATCAACCAGTGGGTACAGCATCTTCGTGTTGACACTCTCGCAAAGGAAGATGAGGTTATTCCTATTGTCGAAACTCGTCTCGGTGCCGAGAAATGGGCGCCGGCAACTGCGATCATAAAACATGAATGCCCTATGTTCAAAGGAGCGATGACTTTATGGCTGGGACAGACCGCAAATCAGCTTCATGAAAAAGACTACTACTTCCTCAGGCAGACACTTGCCCGCGGCGCAGCCTACATGCTGCGGGAAAAAAGTCATATCAGTGAAGACCAGTACAAAGCTGTATTAACAAAAGTTGACGGCGAAGATGCACCGTCACAGTCTGAAAACAATCTTACTCCATATAAAGAGCCAAGGCCGTGGGGCAATACATTTTTACCTAAATCCAAAAAACCGGCAGAGCATATTCTTGCCGTCGATATTGATACACTCCGGGCAGACGAGCGTATCGCTCTGGCATGTCTTCAGGGGCTTACCAGCCGCGAAAGACCGCAAATATGGCTGAGCCTATCAGAAGAGAACGGGGACTTCTGGCTTGATGTACACAAGAAAAAAGGCTATATCGATTCATTTGAGTACGTTAAAGACTGGAAAAGCCTTTTCAAAAAATTCTCCGCCAGTTTTAAAGGCGGCATAATACCCGATGATAAACTTTACCGCGGCAATATCATCGCGGCTAACGCCGCGGCGTGTGAAGACTTTATAATTGTAAACGAGCTTATTGCCGAGGAACTGAATATAGACATCAAAATGGATCTTCGGGGGAAATTCGAGACCTATGCCGAGGGAATGAGCTGGGTCTGGAACAACTACTCAGACCAGCTTAGCAGGCATCTTTGCGATGTCATCCACGAGAGCCGCTTTCAAAACACAGCCTTTGCCTATGATATACAATGGAAAGCATTGATGTTCTGGATTGCCGGCCCCAAAGATGCTGTTCTGCCGGGCGCTGACCCAATAGCCGAAACACAGGTAATGGAGCGTATATTCGCAGAAACCGCGCCAAACACAGCTATGCTCGGATTCCCCTGGAACGGTGAAGGCGTCGGCCTCGGAGAGGTCGGAGGCACGAGTTTTTGCGGCGGTTTCGGCAAGAGCCTGGTCTGTACCGACCATCTGCCAAACCTCTGCATTACAAGCGGTGTTGTAACCGGCCCTCTAAAGCAGCGGAAACAGCCGCCTGCTCCAAAACTCGAAAATGACAAGATTTACATATCGCTTGTATGCTCAGACGGAGACAATCAGAATCTCTGGCTGACCTATTTCAAAAATTACGTGGAAGACAAACACTATGGCGATTTTCCGTTTTCTTTCGGCATGGGGCCTGCCATTTATGACCTCCAGCCCGCTGTAGCACAATGGTATTACGAAAATGCCGCCCCGACAACCGAATTTATATCTGACGTTTCGGGAATCGGATACATGCGGCCGGACGATTATGCTTTAAGATTTGCAGACAAAACCGGCGTTTACGAGGGATTCTTGGACTGGACAGGCAAATACCTTAAATTAACTGACATGAAGACTCTTCGCACAGTCGGCGGCGGAGACGAGAGCCTTCGTACATACATAAATCATCTCGACTTCATGCATTCGGTATTTGCTGATATGGGCAGGTATTCAGGCTTCAGCGGCTATGAAAATCTCACTTACACGCTTGATAATATGCCGGTTTTCAGATGCCATACTACGTGGGACAAAGGCCCAAAAGGATTTATTGAAGATGTCAGGCAGCAGGTAGGAGACCACCGCCCTGCATTTGTAAACGCTATGGCTCACTGCTGGACGCTTGAATCGATTAGTATTGCCAAACGAGATTTCGTCGATCAGATGGATGAAGACATGGTACTTGTTACTCCTTCTCAACTCGCTGACTTGTACTCGCAGCATAAACAGTCAGACGCCGTCAAAGAGTAA